In Gossypium arboreum isolate Shixiya-1 chromosome 6, ASM2569848v2, whole genome shotgun sequence, the following are encoded in one genomic region:
- the LOC108484425 gene encoding uncharacterized protein LOC108484425 — protein sequence MEDFEKKVSIKDSMEIEQENSNCSKSNEILNLLRKFLEIQQRRAQAYSKLKTGFSEYMKSGGELAYQQLCSEITVEFNDCSKQVLEMESLFLNPDYCRVDLAELLRAIQTQEKQKLHLTATIQVLKKAGRPSERLVNHENCSFKKPMEHECVHLQEITEAAGTEEAEANAEYDNALKEAIRGVQDAVTAINEHLEEVRYEIAALETE from the exons ATGGAAGATTTTGAGAAGAAGGtttcaataaaagactcaatggAGATTGAACAAGAAAACAGCAATTGCAGTAAAAGCAATGAAATTCTCAATTTACTTCGCAAATTCCTTGAAATTCAACAGCGTAGAGCTCAGGCTTACTCCAAGCTTAAAAC GGGTTTTTCGGAGTATATGAAATCGGGAGGGGAATTGGCCTACCAGCAGCTTTGCAGTGAGATCACAGTAGAGTTCAATGATTGCTCAAAACAA GTCCTTGAGATGGAATCTCTGTTTTTAAACCCCGATTACTGCCGAGTTGATCTAGCTGAGCTTCTCAGAGCCATTCAAACACAGGAAAAGCAGAAATTACATTTG ACTGCCACGATTCAGGTCTTGAAGAAGGCAGGTCGTCCGTCAGAGCGTTTGGTGAACCATGAGAATTGCTCATTTAAGAAGCCAATGGAGCATGAATGTGTGCATCTCCAGGAGATAACAGAAGCTGCCGGAACCGAAGAAGCAGAGGCAAATGCCGAGTATGATAATGCTCTCAAGGAAGCCATTAGAGGAGTGCAAGATGCTGTAACTGCCATTAACGAACATTTAGAAGAAGTGAGATATGAAATCGCAGCCCTTGAAACAGAGTAA